The following coding sequences are from one Planctomycetia bacterium window:
- a CDS encoding 2-phosphosulfolactate phosphatase, with translation MPSLHVHLLPDLVPPAALAGRAVVVIDVLRATTTICHALAAGALAVVPCLEIDEARAKADALGRSDVVLGGERRGLKIEGFDLGNAPTEYTRAVVGGRTVVFTTTNGTRAMRHAGQAAEILIGAFANLSAVVDALAAQEHIDLLCAGTGGAITAEDALFAGAVVARLTRGASDYALNDQARLARDAWRSVEASGMALAGVLRECQGGRNLIAEGFDADIDTAAKIDTFDFVPRLDLRSGTITLR, from the coding sequence TTGCCTTCGCTCCACGTTCACCTTCTGCCCGACCTCGTCCCTCCTGCCGCGCTGGCCGGGCGGGCGGTCGTTGTGATCGATGTGTTGCGGGCTACGACCACGATCTGTCATGCGTTGGCTGCCGGGGCCTTGGCCGTGGTCCCTTGTTTGGAGATCGACGAGGCTCGAGCGAAGGCTGACGCATTGGGACGGAGCGACGTGGTGCTGGGGGGGGAACGTCGCGGGCTGAAGATCGAAGGGTTCGATCTCGGCAACGCCCCGACCGAATACACGCGGGCCGTCGTCGGTGGGCGAACCGTCGTCTTCACGACTACGAACGGCACGCGCGCCATGCGGCATGCCGGCCAAGCGGCTGAGATTCTGATCGGCGCGTTTGCGAACCTCTCGGCGGTCGTCGACGCGCTCGCTGCGCAGGAGCATATCGACTTACTCTGCGCAGGGACCGGCGGCGCGATCACGGCCGAAGATGCCCTCTTCGCCGGTGCCGTCGTCGCCAGGCTGACGCGCGGCGCAAGCGACTATGCCCTCAACGACCAAGCCCGCCTTGCGCGCGACGCTTGGCGCTCGGTCGAAGCGTCGGGCATGGCGCTGGCCGGAGTGTTGCGCGAATGCCAAGGGGGGCGCAACCTGATCGCCGAAGGCTTCGACGCCGATATCGACACCGCGGCCAAGATCGACACGTTCGACTTCGTCCCCCGCCTCGACCTTCGCTCCGGCACGATCACGCTGCGGTAG
- the ubiE gene encoding bifunctional demethylmenaquinone methyltransferase/2-methoxy-6-polyprenyl-1,4-benzoquinol methylase UbiE — MPVDKTESRVRRMFGEIAPRYDMLNHVLSLSIDKWWRRRTVRLVPPQLDAGAGPILDLCTGTGDLALAYDRAAAGRVSIVGADFCHPMLAIGRKKGLAAGVAERMTFVEADAQRLPFPDDTFQIVCVAFGLRNVTDTDRGLREMTRVCRPGGKVAVLEFSQLNIPGLRGLYNWYFKHVLPRIGQWFSGSGHQAYSYLPASVSEFPSGEGLAVKMRGAGLGEVRFTPFTFGIATLYVGTKS, encoded by the coding sequence ATGCCCGTCGATAAAACCGAGTCGCGCGTTCGGCGGATGTTCGGCGAGATCGCGCCCCGCTACGACATGCTCAACCATGTGTTGTCGCTGTCGATCGATAAGTGGTGGCGCCGCCGGACTGTGCGCCTGGTGCCGCCGCAGTTGGATGCCGGCGCCGGCCCGATCCTCGATCTCTGCACCGGCACCGGCGACTTGGCCTTGGCCTACGATCGAGCCGCGGCCGGGCGGGTGTCGATCGTCGGGGCCGACTTCTGCCATCCGATGCTGGCGATCGGTCGCAAGAAGGGGCTCGCCGCCGGAGTCGCCGAACGCATGACGTTCGTCGAAGCCGATGCCCAGCGGCTGCCGTTTCCCGACGATACCTTTCAGATCGTCTGCGTGGCGTTCGGCTTGCGCAACGTCACCGATACCGATCGGGGGCTGCGCGAAATGACGCGCGTCTGCCGGCCGGGGGGCAAAGTCGCCGTGTTGGAATTTTCTCAGTTAAACATCCCGGGCCTTCGCGGTCTTTACAACTGGTACTTCAAGCACGTACTGCCGCGCATCGGGCAATGGTTCTCCGGCTCGGGCCATCAAGCCTATAGCTACTTGCCGGCGAGCGTGAGCGAGTTCCCATCGGGCGAGGGGCTCGCCGTGAAAATGCGCGGGGCAGGGCTCGGCGAGGTCCGCTTCACGCCGTTTACGTTCGGCATCGCCACGCTTTATGTAGGGACGAAGTCTTAG
- the mqnE gene encoding aminofutalosine synthase MqnE: MTSFAEIRSKVLAGDRLSFDDGVYLYSPEVDLNELGALANTVRERLNGNFAYYNINTHLNPTNVCIYRCIFCAFRSDLKDPKGYAMSDEQILARGREATDAGCTEMHIVGGLHHQRKFEWYRDIIKNLHDAYPKLHLKAWTAVEINWFQHLTGWPIAKILETMREAGLGSLPGGGAEIFHPEVRDIICEHKADASNWIEIHRTAHELGIRSNCTMLYGHIEKAEHRIDHLLQLRALQDQTGGFQTFIPLAFHPDNTKMTHIKKPSGLMDLRTMAIARLMLDNIAHMKAYWIMLGIGTAQAALAYGADDLDGTVRHELIYHDAGAETPEILSVDDIKNLIVEAGREPVERDTLYHRVVREGANWQASEPVAVGV, from the coding sequence ATGACCAGCTTTGCCGAGATTCGTTCTAAAGTCCTTGCCGGCGACCGCCTCTCGTTCGACGACGGCGTGTATCTCTACTCGCCCGAGGTCGATCTCAACGAGCTCGGCGCGCTGGCGAACACGGTGCGCGAACGGCTCAACGGCAACTTCGCCTACTACAACATCAACACGCACCTGAACCCGACGAACGTCTGCATCTACCGCTGCATCTTCTGCGCGTTCCGCTCGGATCTGAAAGATCCGAAGGGCTATGCGATGAGCGACGAGCAGATCCTCGCACGTGGTCGCGAGGCGACCGACGCCGGTTGCACCGAAATGCATATCGTCGGCGGGCTACATCATCAGCGAAAGTTCGAGTGGTATCGCGACATCATCAAGAACCTGCACGACGCTTATCCCAAGCTCCATCTCAAGGCCTGGACCGCGGTCGAGATCAATTGGTTTCAACATCTCACCGGCTGGCCGATCGCCAAAATTCTCGAAACGATGCGCGAGGCGGGCCTCGGCAGCTTGCCCGGCGGCGGCGCGGAGATCTTCCATCCTGAAGTGCGCGACATCATCTGCGAGCACAAAGCCGACGCCTCGAACTGGATCGAAATCCATCGCACGGCCCATGAGCTCGGCATCCGCAGCAACTGCACGATGCTCTACGGCCACATCGAAAAGGCCGAACATCGGATCGACCACTTGCTGCAGCTGCGCGCGTTGCAGGATCAAACCGGCGGCTTCCAAACCTTCATCCCGCTCGCTTTCCATCCCGACAACACGAAGATGACGCATATCAAGAAGCCCTCCGGCTTGATGGATTTGCGCACCATGGCGATCGCGCGGCTGATGCTCGACAACATCGCGCACATGAAGGCCTATTGGATCATGCTCGGCATCGGCACGGCACAAGCGGCGCTTGCCTACGGAGCCGACGATCTCGACGGCACCGTGCGCCACGAGCTGATCTATCACGACGCCGGTGCCGAAACGCCGGAGATCCTTTCCGTCGACGATATCAAGAACCTGATCGTCGAAGCCGGCCGCGAGCCGGTCGAACGAGA
- the ubiA gene encoding putative 4-hydroxybenzoate polyprenyltransferase, with translation MPSPPKGQGSSLFARFKLFLELIRFSHTIFALPFALLAAAMALSIRREYWKWETYLADSHNQSPHEATESGLPFLKIDGLDMGPLPQPLPWFRWQELVGILLCMVFARSAAMAFNRLVDAKFDAENPRTKMRHIPAGLLSSSTVALYTIVCSVGFIASTALFLPNRWPLMLSVPVLLFLCGYSLTKRFTSLAHFWLGASLMLAPVAAWIAILGDAAFDFSTGMPYPPLILGGAVLLWVAGFDMIYATQDFDVDRKLRLRSIPAKLGVRGALRLAAVCHLGMVVLLFVLPSFFGPFGGIWYAGAAATAALLIYEHALVKPDDLTRVNAAFFTCNAVVSLGLLAVGLLDLLI, from the coding sequence ATGCCTTCGCCGCCGAAAGGGCAGGGGAGTTCGCTCTTCGCGCGGTTCAAGCTGTTCCTCGAACTGATCCGCTTCAGCCACACGATCTTCGCGCTACCGTTTGCATTGCTCGCGGCGGCGATGGCGCTGTCGATTCGACGGGAGTATTGGAAGTGGGAAACTTATTTGGCTGATTCACACAATCAGTCGCCTCACGAAGCGACCGAGAGCGGCTTACCATTTCTGAAGATCGATGGTCTTGATATGGGGCCGCTTCCGCAGCCGTTGCCGTGGTTCCGTTGGCAAGAGCTTGTCGGCATTCTGTTGTGCATGGTCTTCGCTCGCAGCGCCGCCATGGCATTCAATCGGTTGGTCGATGCGAAGTTCGACGCCGAGAACCCGCGCACGAAGATGCGACACATCCCGGCCGGGCTGTTGTCGAGTTCCACGGTGGCGCTCTACACGATCGTCTGCTCGGTCGGGTTCATCGCCTCGACGGCGCTGTTCCTGCCGAATCGTTGGCCGCTCATGCTCTCGGTGCCGGTGTTGTTGTTTCTTTGCGGCTATAGCCTCACGAAGCGGTTCACTTCGCTCGCGCATTTTTGGCTCGGAGCATCGCTCATGCTCGCGCCGGTCGCGGCTTGGATCGCGATCCTCGGCGATGCCGCCTTCGACTTCTCCACGGGCATGCCCTATCCGCCGCTCATCCTCGGCGGCGCCGTCCTCCTGTGGGTTGCCGGGTTCGACATGATCTACGCGACGCAAGACTTCGATGTCGATCGCAAACTTCGGTTACGCAGCATCCCGGCCAAGCTCGGTGTGCGGGGGGCGCTGCGATTAGCCGCCGTGTGCCATTTGGGGATGGTTGTGCTGTTGTTCGTGCTGCCGTCGTTCTTCGGGCCGTTCGGGGGAATCTGGTACGCCGGCGCAGCAGCTACTGCGGCGCTGTTGATCTACGAGCATGCGTTAGTGAAGCCCGACGATCTGACCCGAGTGAATGCCGCATTTTTTACTTGCAACGCCGTAGTGAGCCTCGGCTTGCTCGCCGTCGGGCTCTTGGATTTGCTGATTTAA
- a CDS encoding UbiX family flavin prenyltransferase, whose protein sequence is MTGASGAPYAVRLLDVLVAAGTDVQLSISPAGQAVLKQELGIEIDLANVSLSDLVPPSVKFLSEDPKWAGVRNILGTAPLASHDAPANLLGTVTYHHYQNLFAPIASGSSLTTGMVVCPCSGGTLSGIAHGTSANLIQRAADVHLKERRKLILVPRETPLSLIQLDNMKRCVEAGAVVLPAMPGWYHGVASLRDLVDFVVGRVCDQLGLANALVKRWGEPT, encoded by the coding sequence ATGACCGGCGCGAGCGGTGCGCCGTATGCCGTCCGGTTGCTCGATGTGTTGGTTGCCGCGGGGACAGATGTTCAACTTTCGATCAGCCCTGCCGGACAAGCGGTGCTGAAGCAAGAACTTGGGATCGAGATCGATTTGGCGAACGTATCGCTGAGCGACTTGGTGCCGCCATCGGTCAAGTTTCTGAGCGAAGACCCGAAATGGGCCGGGGTGCGTAACATCCTTGGCACGGCACCGCTCGCGTCGCACGACGCGCCGGCGAACTTGCTCGGCACGGTCACGTATCACCACTACCAAAACTTATTCGCCCCGATCGCGAGCGGCAGTTCTTTGACGACCGGAATGGTCGTCTGTCCGTGCAGCGGCGGCACGCTCAGCGGCATCGCCCACGGCACCTCGGCAAACCTGATACAACGTGCGGCCGACGTCCATCTCAAGGAACGCCGCAAGTTGATCTTGGTCCCGCGCGAGACGCCGCTATCGCTCATCCAGCTCGACAACATGAAGCGCTGCGTCGAAGCCGGCGCGGTCGTGCTGCCGGCGATGCCCGGCTGGTATCACGGCGTGGCGAGCTTGCGCGACTTGGTCGACTTCGTCGTCGGCCGCGTGTGCGATCAGCTGGGGCTAGCGAATGCGCTGGTGAAGCGCTGGGGAGAACCGACATGA